The Pseudomonas multiresinivorans DNA window CGGTGCCCGACAGCGCCTCGCCCGAGACGGTGCAGGCTGCCGCTCGCCAGGCCCAGGAAATGTACCAGCAGCTCAAGCAGGGCGCGGACTTCGGCCAGTTGGCGGTCTCCCGCTCGGCCGGCGACAACGCCCTGGAAGGCGGCGAGATTGGCTGGCGCAAGGCCGCCCAGCTGCCCTCGCCGTTCGACAGCATGGTTGGCACCCTGGCCGTGGGCGACGTGACCGAACCGGTCCGCACCCCAGGCGGCTTCATCATCATCAAGCTGGAAGAGAAGCGCGGTGGCAGCAAGATGCTGCGTGACGAAGTTCACGTCCGCCACATCCTGCTCAAGCCCAGCGAGATTCGCAGCGAAGAAGAAACCCAGCGCCTGGCCGAGAAGCTCTACGAGCGCATCCAGGCCGGCGAGAGCTTCAGCGACCTGGCGAAGAAATTCTCCGAAGACCCGGGCTCCAAGCTCAACGGCGGCGACCTCAACTGGGTCGACCCGGAATCCCTGGTACCGGAATTCCGCGACGTGATGAACAACGCGCCGCAAGGCCAGGTGACCAAGCCGTTCCGCTCGCCGTTCGGCTGGCACGTGCTGGAAGTCCTCGGCCGTCGAGCCACCGACAGCAGCGACAAGTTCCGCGAGCAACAAGCCGCCCAGACCCTCCGCGCACGCAAGTACGACGAGGAACTGCAGGCCTGGCTGCGCCAGATCCGCGACGAAGCCTACGTCGAGATCAAGCAGTAAGCAGCGCGAGTCGCTACGAAGAAACCCGGCCATGGCCGGGTTTCTTTTTGCCTGCCGGAGGCTTCGTCGTAGAGTAGGAACATCCGCGGTAAATCCTGATTCGAGAGTCGTCCATGAGTACTTCCCACCTTTTCGCCCTCACTCCCGGCGAGCCCGCCGGCATCGGTCCCGACCTCTGCCTGCTGCTGGCCCGTGAAACCCAACCGCATCC harbors:
- a CDS encoding peptidylprolyl isomerase; this translates as MKTMLCKALRPLMLGALLASSVVHAEVVPLDRVVAIVDNDVVMQSQLDQRLHEVRATIQKRGAPLPPEHVLTQQVLERLIIENIQLQIGDRSGVRITDEELNQAMGTIAQRNNMSLDQFRAALSHDGLSYDEAREQVRREMIISRVRQRRVAERIQVSEQEVQNFLASDLGKIQLSEEYRLANILIPVPDSASPETVQAAARQAQEMYQQLKQGADFGQLAVSRSAGDNALEGGEIGWRKAAQLPSPFDSMVGTLAVGDVTEPVRTPGGFIIIKLEEKRGGSKMLRDEVHVRHILLKPSEIRSEEETQRLAEKLYERIQAGESFSDLAKKFSEDPGSKLNGGDLNWVDPESLVPEFRDVMNNAPQGQVTKPFRSPFGWHVLEVLGRRATDSSDKFREQQAAQTLRARKYDEELQAWLRQIRDEAYVEIKQ